A stretch of DNA from ANME-2 cluster archaeon:
GATCACTTTAGAGGAAGCATGCAGGGTTGTTGATATTTCAGGACATGTGGCCCTGTTCGACTGTTGGTGCCGTCGTCATAAAGGGAACAGCGAAGCATGTTGCATGGGTGTGGGAGCTTTTGGCGATCTGGCAGATGACATACCCGAACTTAAATATATCAACATCTCTCCCGAAGAGGCAAAAGAGATCATGGAACTGTATGAAGAAAAAGGATGTTTCCACAGTGTCTGGACTGTGAAACCCCCTTTCATCTCTACTATCTGTAATTGTGACAACAAGGTATGTCATGGCACTGAAGGATTGAATCTGGGAATAAGTTCAGCTTTGCATAAGGGACACGAAAAAGCTTCAACTGACCCACATAAATGCAATGGATGTGGTTTATGCATATCAGTCTGTCCCTTTGGCGCAAGATATGAAAAGGACGGTCTGGTCTCGGCTGATATACAGGACTGCTTCGGCTGCGGGCTGTGCAGGCACAAGTGCCCGCAAGGTGCCATATCCATGAAAACCGTTAGCATATTAGGCACAAAGTTCCTGTGAAAACCAGTCAGGAATTACCTGATATATCCCAGCAGGTCATCCCGTCCCAGTTCATGTATCCGGCTCCTGATCAATCCGGAAAGTGCTTTCACATCCCCTTTTTTCGCACTAATAGGTACAAGTTTGTCAGGCCATTGTTTCCATGGCGGCAGGATGTCCAGCCTTTCAGCCACACCATTCATCACACTGTCCCTGTTCTTGTCCTTTATTTTATCAATCTTATTGACAGCCACGACCACATCCAGCTCCAGTTCCAGAAGGAACTGGTACATCTCAACCTCAAGTGGAATCTCACCACGTCCACTCCAGCGGTCCACTATTTCTGAAAATGACTTACCATTTAACACCAGTACTGCCAGGATGATACGGTCACTATGGTCCTCAATATACCTGACGAATTTTGTTTTTATAATATCCTGCTTGCGGTCCTTTACCCCGCTCATAAAGCCAAAACCAGGCATGTCAGTTACTATCAGGTCGCCCAATGCCAGGTTCCAGGGCCTGCGGGTAACACCGGGCCGTCGTCCTATAGGAACAGGCTTACCAGTAATGCTCTTGATAAGTGTTGACTTGCCCACGTTGGAACGGCCAACGAACACGATCTCATATTTAGAAGCATTTTTTTTATCAGGGGAAGCCATAATAGTGTAACAAAGGATAGTAGGCTGCAATAAACTTAATTGAATAAGTCACAAGAACTGACCATTGAATAAATCACCGAAACTAACCATGGATAAGTCACAAGAACTGACCATTGAATAAATCACCGAAACTAACCATGGATAAGTCACAAGAACTGACCATTGAATAAATCACCGAAACTAACCATTGGATAAGTCACAAGAACTGACCATTGAATAAATCACCGAAACTAACCATTGGATAAGTCACAAGAACTGACCACCTAATAAATCACCAGAACTGACCATTTAATAAAGCATCAGTACGGTCGTTGGTGCTTTGGTTCAATTTCTTAATTTCTATCAGGTACTGCCCATCCACGATCCGCGGCTCACCGAACTGGGCATCAATTCCCAATAACCTCAGGTGTTCCTCAAACTGCTGTGCCGTTTTCAGGCTGCTGACCCTTATCCTCACATTTTCAGTGATACGCTCGCCCCTTTTTCTTTTTCGAATGGTCTCTACCATTGGTTTTAAGATACTCTCACCCAACCGGCAGCTCCTCTCATGCAATGCATCCTCGTCTTCGTCCCACTCCATTGACTGAAACCCCTCCCTGACAACCCTGGAATAAAAGAAATCCCTACCATAGTCATTATAGAACTGGAACGCATATCGCAGATCGCTATTGGTACTCTCGGAACATGTATATTTCAGGGCTGGCAGTTTCATTTCCGGGTCCTTTATCACAACACCCTCATGTCCTGCTGCACTCAGTTCCCTGACCAAGTCGGTCACTACACGGGCAACGGCATCAACTGGATAATTCCCGAAGTGCCTTACAGTCTTGATACCATAACGCTCGCACAATTCGTTTTTCATTTCCAGTGTAATGGGTCTACCTGTATATTTCTCCCTGATGTCGAATACATAGAATGCGATACTTTCCACTTCCGGATAAATATCCTTCGGGACATATGGGTTATCAGGACCCACCATTTCACCGCATAGTACCAGATCTGAATGGTCCTGGAAAAATTCAAGTCCAATCCTCTCGGTTGCTTTTTCTGTGGTATATGGGCACACCAACCCACCCCTGGTAAGAGCAAGGACCTGGTCTTGTATCTTTACAACCCTGACATTGTAACCGTTCATCTTTTCTTCAATGGCAACCAGTGGCAATCCTTTGAAGTGTATTTGAATAGTAGGTTCAAGTACCATAGCCCGGTGTATCTTCGGGAAGCCTTTTACGATCTCAATGTCACTCACCAGATTGAAAAGAGTGGTCCCTGGCTCCACTCCCGATATCCCCTTTTCGAACCTGTAATATTCAGGAAGGAACCTGGAGATCCTCTGCAACACTCTTCTCTTTATCATACCGGTTATCTTTGATTCCGGCATTCCCAGTGCTTTTGAAGCAATTCTTATAAATTCTTCATCAAAAATTTCCTGAAATCTTTTCATGAATAGTCTAACTAAATCTTCCTGGCAATGGCATCAAGAAGACTCCTGCGTGTGATCACACCCACAAGCTCATCTTCCAGGTTAACGACAGGCACTCCACCAAGGTTCTTCTCAAGCATCAATGAAACCACATCCTTGATCTGGGCATTTGTCTTTACAGATATGACACCACGAGTCATTATATCTTCTGCAAGCAGGTTCTTGATCCTGCTATCCTGCTGGTTGCCTGAAACAAGGTCCCTGAATGCCCGAAGCCCGGTAGCGATATCATGTTCGGTAATGATCCCTATAAGTTCACCATTTTCGATAACGGGCAACCGCCCAATATCATTATCAAGCATCATCCTCCTGGCATGGATCACCCTTTCCCCTGGCCCGATAGTGATGGGTTGGCGCATAATCTCTCCGGCATATGAATTGCTGAACGGATAGTTCTCAATGACCTGTTGTGGCGTAACCCATCCTGCCACATTATCATTATCAATGATAAGAAGTATCCCGTTATTTTTGTTCATCAATATAACACCATCATCGACACTCATATCAGGCAGCACTTTATTGTAGTTATCAGTAGTCGCCGTAGCTACATGCATGGCCGAAGCAGGGAGGCTTAATTTTTTCCTGGTACCCAGTTCCCTTGTTATTGTACGCATTGTGACAATACCATGTATATTGTTATTATGCATAACAAGGAGTCTTCTGGTACTGTATTTTTCCATTGTATCAAGTGCATATGATAATTTCTCAGATTTATCTATTGTTATCGGTTCTGTCATTATATCCTGCATATTCATTTTTTTCACCTACCGTGCTATAATTGCCTGCAAAATGTTTTTCGAATATACGATTCCTGTTATATCTTCATCAACAACGAGTATACCATTGATGCGCTGGTCGACCATGATCTTTGCTGCATCTGTTACCCTGCTGTTATTACTTAAAGTAATGATTGGTTTGGACATGATATCTTCAGCTACCATAGACACTTCCTTTACATACCTGAGTACCTTCTCACCAGCAATGCGGTCCTTGCGTGCCATCTTAACATCCTTGGATGGTAGTCCTCCTTCAGGATTTGTCATCCTGTTCATTGCAAGGTCTGTCCTGGTAATGGTACCCACGGGTTGATTGCTGTCATCCACCACGATTGTCCTGTCCACTTGATTGCTTTTCATCTCATGGATCACATGACTGATGCTATGGTGCCTGTGAACAGTGAGAAAGAACTTTTCCATAATATCATCTACAACAGTAGTATCATCGAGTGTCGAGTAATATCGTATCAGGTCAAGTTTCGTGATAATACCAATTAAATTCCTATCAGTCTTACTCCTGACTACAGGTAATCCACTGATATTATTCTCAAGCAGGATTTCAGCAGCCTGCCTGGGTGTGGCATCAGGGTGTATCGTCAAAGGGTCAGGTGACATAACCACGCTAATTGGAATATTGCCAATGGGACGCCTGCGCCATTTCGGCTCTGCCTGGTCCAGTCTTTCACTAATATCTGTCTTTGTCACCACTCCTATGGATATTACTTCCGGTGATCTTGATGTAACTTCTTTTGTCGTATCATTTTCAATGACCACGAGCCTGCTTATACCGTGTTTTAACATAAGGTTCCTTGCTCTTGATATGGGCTCATTGGATGCTATCAAGTAGACAGGGGAACTCATAATATCTTTTACTTTCATTGCAATACTTCCTTTGGATAATAGATCAATCTACCAGTGCCTTGATAATATCACGTTCGGTTAAAATACCGCATAATTCTCCATCATCGATTATGGGAAGTGCTCCTACTTTATTTTTCAGCATTAATGCTGCCGCTTCACCGATATCAATGCCGGAATTAGTCCAGATGATGTCGCGCAATATCAAGCTTTTCAATGGGACCTTGAATGCATCAGAGACATCCCCGGTCATAAGTTTCTGGAATATTTCACCACTGCCCAGATACCTCATAACATCAGATGCAGTAACAATTCCCAGCAGTACGTCTTCCTTTACAATTGGGATTCGCCTAAAACCCTTCTCTATCATAGTCCTGGTGGCTTCGCCCACAGATATATCAGGCGAGGCAGTAACTACTTTGTTACTCATATATTTGTTTACCGATTTTGAGGTAGTAATATCTGCCACTGTTCTTACGAAATCGCGTTCTGATACGATACCGACCACAACATTATCATCATCAACGATAGGAATGCCGCCGATGTTCTTTTCGATCATGGTTTTAATGGCGTTTGAAATATTATCATTGACTCCCAGACTGACGACGTCTTTTTTCATGATCTCCCTGACATCTTCGTTTATGGCAGCAGCAAGGTTGCCTTTGTACCTGTTCTTGACAATATTATGTCTGAGTCCGCCACCAAGGAAATCCACAATATCCAGACTTGTAATGATCCCTACTAACCTGTTCGTACCTGCATCGGCGATTGGAACACGCCTGAATCCATATTTCAACATGGTTTTTGCAGTTCCCATAATATTGGTTGTTGGGGGAAGAGTAACGATATTTTTAGATGCAATTGCCATGATATCACCCTGGTTGTGTGAAACCCTTGATTTAAAATCCACTGCCCCCCGATCCATTACACCAGTACTATCCATTGCTCTTATATCAGATCGGTTTATATTTTGTCTCTTCATATTTTCACCGTTTTGTTAATTATTAAATGTAAGATTGTATTTCGATATTCACCATACCACAGTTGAAATTAATTCCATGTTATTTTCCAGCTGGATGTTTTTCCATTATTGCATGAACAGTTAATTTGTCCATCAAAACACCCAAAGTAACAATAAGTACTAATCAATTTCCCTGCAGTATTCGCACATCAACGACCCATTGAAGTAGTCAAGATTATCCGTATATTTCCCGCAGTTCTCACACACACCCATGCTGATCATTTCAGGGATCTCCTTACTGGTTGTAATACTCCTTTCCCTGTGCATGTTGACAAGTTCGGATAATATGTTTCCCATCTCCACAGATACCGAAACAAGGTCCGTATCTGTCACCAGCCCGACAAGTATCTTGTCTTTGACGATCGGTATGCGCCTGATATGCATATTGAGCATAAGGTCAATGGCTTTTTGCAGGTCTTCATCAGCATCAAGAGTTATCAGCGGAGTTGTCATGACCTTTGTCAAGCTGAGTGAGTCAGGATTTACGTTTTTAGAAATGATCTTCTTGACCATATCACGCTCGGTAAGGATACCTATCGGGTTATGACCTTCCATTACTATCAGGCTGCCCACATCAAGCTCAATCATTTTTTTTGCGGCATCTGATATTTTAATACCTTTATCGATGGTAATGGGATCACTTGTCATGATCTCCCTGACTGGCATTCCGGTTTCCATTTTATTGTACCTCCCTTGAAAATCTGATGTACTATAGTAAACTTATCTATTTGATTGAATATAAAGAATTGGTAATAAGGGACTTTTGGACCTAAATTCACTTTTCCTCCCTTTCGAACCAAATGTGGTGCAATGTCATCCATAATCTAAAGAAATCCAATTCTGCGAACATAATGTGCAAAATAAAGCATATCACTCCATCCTGCAAACCCCTTACTCCTGAAAGTTACATTGCTACGAGGTAGAAAATAAGGAGTGAGATGATT
This window harbors:
- a CDS encoding 4Fe-4S binding protein, with the translated sequence MCKFCVQHGKGNKWFHHIDNFEKKHLDDHQRLELSRAIYLDLAKENIPASGFMTQYQILFKGIPFLLKTPLVKQAIRPAVNRLVEQYHIGQVITLEEACRVVDISGHVALFDCWCRRHKGNSEACCMGVGAFGDLADDIPELKYINISPEEAKEIMELYEEKGCFHSVWTVKPPFISTICNCDNKVCHGTEGLNLGISSALHKGHEKASTDPHKCNGCGLCISVCPFGARYEKDGLVSADIQDCFGCGLCRHKCPQGAISMKTVSILGTKFL
- the engB gene encoding GTP-binding protein EngB, translated to MASPDKKNASKYEIVFVGRSNVGKSTLIKSITGKPVPIGRRPGVTRRPWNLALGDLIVTDMPGFGFMSGVKDRKQDIIKTKFVRYIEDHSDRIILAVLVLNGKSFSEIVDRWSGRGEIPLEVEMYQFLLELELDVVVAVNKIDKIKDKNRDSVMNGVAERLDILPPWKQWPDKLVPISAKKGDVKALSGLIRSRIHELGRDDLLGYIR
- a CDS encoding RNA ligase codes for the protein MKRFQEIFDEEFIRIASKALGMPESKITGMIKRRVLQRISRFLPEYYRFEKGISGVEPGTTLFNLVSDIEIVKGFPKIHRAMVLEPTIQIHFKGLPLVAIEEKMNGYNVRVVKIQDQVLALTRGGLVCPYTTEKATERIGLEFFQDHSDLVLCGEMVGPDNPYVPKDIYPEVESIAFYVFDIREKYTGRPITLEMKNELCERYGIKTVRHFGNYPVDAVARVVTDLVRELSAAGHEGVVIKDPEMKLPALKYTCSESTNSDLRYAFQFYNDYGRDFFYSRVVREGFQSMEWDEDEDALHERSCRLGESILKPMVETIRKRKRGERITENVRIRVSSLKTAQQFEEHLRLLGIDAQFGEPRIVDGQYLIEIKKLNQSTNDRTDALLNGQFW
- a CDS encoding CBS domain-containing protein, which encodes MKKMNMQDIMTEPITIDKSEKLSYALDTMEKYSTRRLLVMHNNNIHGIVTMRTITRELGTRKKLSLPASAMHVATATTDNYNKVLPDMSVDDGVILMNKNNGILLIIDNDNVAGWVTPQQVIENYPFSNSYAGEIMRQPITIGPGERVIHARRMMLDNDIGRLPVIENGELIGIITEHDIATGLRAFRDLVSGNQQDSRIKNLLAEDIMTRGVISVKTNAQIKDVVSLMLEKNLGGVPVVNLEDELVGVITRRSLLDAIARKI
- a CDS encoding CBS domain-containing protein — translated: MKVKDIMSSPVYLIASNEPISRARNLMLKHGISRLVVIENDTTKEVTSRSPEVISIGVVTKTDISERLDQAEPKWRRRPIGNIPISVVMSPDPLTIHPDATPRQAAEILLENNISGLPVVRSKTDRNLIGIITKLDLIRYYSTLDDTTVVDDIMEKFFLTVHRHHSISHVIHEMKSNQVDRTIVVDDSNQPVGTITRTDLAMNRMTNPEGGLPSKDVKMARKDRIAGEKVLRYVKEVSMVAEDIMSKPIITLSNNSRVTDAAKIMVDQRINGILVVDEDITGIVYSKNILQAIIAR
- a CDS encoding CBS domain-containing protein — protein: MKRQNINRSDIRAMDSTGVMDRGAVDFKSRVSHNQGDIMAIASKNIVTLPPTTNIMGTAKTMLKYGFRRVPIADAGTNRLVGIITSLDIVDFLGGGLRHNIVKNRYKGNLAAAINEDVREIMKKDVVSLGVNDNISNAIKTMIEKNIGGIPIVDDDNVVVGIVSERDFVRTVADITTSKSVNKYMSNKVVTASPDISVGEATRTMIEKGFRRIPIVKEDVLLGIVTASDVMRYLGSGEIFQKLMTGDVSDAFKVPLKSLILRDIIWTNSGIDIGEAAALMLKNKVGALPIIDDGELCGILTERDIIKALVD
- a CDS encoding CBS domain-containing protein, producing the protein METGMPVREIMTSDPITIDKGIKISDAAKKMIELDVGSLIVMEGHNPIGILTERDMVKKIISKNVNPDSLSLTKVMTTPLITLDADEDLQKAIDLMLNMHIRRIPIVKDKILVGLVTDTDLVSVSVEMGNILSELVNMHRERSITTSKEIPEMISMGVCENCGKYTDNLDYFNGSLMCEYCREID